A section of the Bryobacteraceae bacterium genome encodes:
- a CDS encoding RNA polymerase sigma factor, producing the protein MAVNTQPSDEDLVQRYYACDDAALDELQARYRRQLYAFFTSSCGDATEAEDLAQETLIKIIYTKGRNQARFQPGSGSFRNWLFSVATNVLYDAIRRKQPTKPLAGDEREESGKGLRSSGRGSVEDSGPGPEKLAIANELLDVLLGCLVQLTDDRRDAVILVYQLRFTAVEAGVIMNREPNAVYQLLHNAIKDLRPCLCSHGYTSRQEIDPEALETANADRLDEFISMLSSGTKIRLNTWQQTQRRQKKGTEYE; encoded by the coding sequence ATGGCGGTGAACACCCAACCATCCGATGAGGATCTGGTCCAGCGGTATTACGCGTGCGACGATGCAGCGTTAGATGAGTTGCAGGCGCGATACCGGCGTCAACTTTATGCATTTTTTACAAGTAGTTGCGGCGACGCGACAGAAGCAGAAGATCTCGCGCAGGAAACCTTAATAAAAATTATTTATACGAAAGGCAGAAACCAGGCTAGGTTCCAGCCGGGGAGCGGCTCTTTCCGCAACTGGCTTTTCAGCGTTGCGACTAACGTATTGTATGACGCCATCCGCAGGAAGCAGCCTACGAAGCCGCTAGCCGGGGATGAAAGGGAAGAGAGCGGTAAAGGACTACGTTCGTCCGGCAGGGGGTCGGTGGAGGATTCTGGCCCCGGCCCGGAGAAGCTTGCCATAGCCAACGAACTTCTGGACGTTCTGCTGGGTTGCCTTGTCCAACTCACGGATGACCGCCGCGACGCCGTGATCTTGGTATACCAACTGCGGTTCACTGCTGTGGAAGCCGGGGTCATCATGAATAGAGAGCCCAATGCGGTGTATCAGTTGCTGCACAATGCCATCAAAGATCTAAGGCCATGTTTGTGCAGCCACGGATACACATCCCGACAAGAAATAGATCCTGAGGCTTTGGAAACTGCCAACGCAGATAGGCTGGACGAGTTCATTTCAATGTTAAGCTCTGGAACGAAAATCCGTTTAAACACATGGCAACAGACACAACGACGTCAAAAGAAAGGGACCGAGTATGAGTAA